Proteins from one Catenuloplanes atrovinosus genomic window:
- a CDS encoding STAS domain-containing protein: protein MSLSIVTTMLPNDVVEIAPRGEIDVDTAHEIREAVSAVLTKGRPSRIELNMRLVSFIDSVGISALVSGFQAAEVTGCKLAVTQPSRFVHRQLWVTGLLGLFGAPEPYFADAAPEAPAGA from the coding sequence GTGAGCCTGTCGATCGTCACGACCATGCTCCCCAATGATGTCGTCGAGATCGCTCCGCGCGGAGAAATCGATGTAGACACGGCACACGAGATCCGCGAAGCGGTCTCGGCGGTGCTCACCAAGGGGCGCCCGTCCCGCATCGAGCTGAACATGCGACTGGTCAGTTTCATCGACTCGGTCGGGATCAGCGCGCTCGTCTCGGGCTTCCAGGCTGCGGAGGTGACCGGCTGCAAGCTGGCCGTCACGCAGCCCAGCAGGTTCGTCCACCGGCAGCTCTGGGTAACCGGGCTGCTCGGTCTGTTCGGGGCGCCGGAGCCGTACTTCGCGGACGCGGCGCCCGAGGCTCCCGCCGGCGCCTGA
- a CDS encoding transcriptional regulator, with the protein MASRQSPEEIVQTRQVSVGAVLEGRADLRFYHYKHLAVLSDGSTEPERLARLMAAVEHLDAYGWELVTLSPSTDARRLIAVLRRRG; encoded by the coding sequence ATGGCGAGCCGGCAGTCCCCCGAGGAGATCGTCCAGACCCGGCAGGTGTCGGTCGGCGCGGTGCTGGAGGGGCGCGCGGACCTGCGGTTCTACCACTACAAGCACCTGGCGGTGCTGTCCGACGGGAGCACCGAGCCGGAGCGGCTGGCGCGGCTGATGGCCGCGGTGGAGCACCTCGACGCGTACGGCTGGGAGTTGGTCACACTCTCCCCGTCGACGGACGCGCGGCGCCTGATCGCGGTCCTCCGCCGACGCGGTTGA
- a CDS encoding ABC transporter ATP-binding protein produces the protein MSRLRAEGLTLAYDARTVATGLSVEIPDNSFTVIVGPNACGKSTLLRALSRMLRPKTGTVLLDGKGIGSYPAKEVARRLGLLPQTSIAPDGITVADLVGRGRFPHQRLLRQWSREDERVVGEAMAATGVAELAGRVVDELSGGQRQRVWLAMALAQQTDILLLDEPTTFLDITHQIEVLDLCADLQEAGRTMVAVLHDLNQACRYATHLIAMRDGAIVAQGAPADIITADLVHDVFGLPCRVVPDPESGTPLVVPAARRRPAPVTIAA, from the coding sequence GTGAGCAGACTGCGCGCCGAAGGGCTGACGCTGGCGTACGACGCGCGCACGGTCGCCACCGGGCTCAGCGTCGAGATCCCGGACAACTCGTTCACCGTGATCGTCGGGCCGAACGCGTGCGGCAAGTCCACGCTGCTCCGCGCGCTCTCCCGCATGCTCAGGCCGAAGACCGGCACGGTGCTGCTGGACGGCAAGGGCATCGGGTCGTACCCGGCCAAGGAGGTGGCCCGCCGCCTCGGCCTGCTCCCGCAGACCTCGATCGCGCCGGACGGCATCACGGTCGCGGACCTGGTCGGCCGCGGCCGGTTCCCGCACCAGCGCCTGCTGCGCCAGTGGTCCCGCGAGGACGAGCGGGTGGTGGGCGAGGCGATGGCCGCGACCGGCGTCGCCGAGCTGGCCGGCCGCGTGGTCGACGAGCTCTCCGGCGGCCAGCGACAGCGCGTGTGGCTGGCGATGGCGCTGGCCCAGCAGACCGACATCCTGCTGCTGGACGAGCCGACCACGTTCCTGGACATCACGCACCAGATCGAGGTGCTCGACCTCTGCGCCGACCTGCAGGAGGCCGGCCGCACCATGGTGGCGGTGCTGCACGACCTCAACCAGGCCTGCCGGTACGCCACCCACCTGATCGCCATGCGGGACGGCGCCATCGTGGCGCAGGGCGCCCCGGCCGACATCATCACGGCCGACCTGGTGCACGACGTCTTCGGCCTGCCGTGCCGCGTGGTCCCCGACCCGGAGTCGGGCACGCCGCTGGTCGTCCCGGCCGCCCGCCGCCGCCCCGCGCCGGTCACGATCGCGGCCTGA
- a CDS encoding MFS transporter, which translates to MTTRNPKEARRVIIASLVGTSLEWYDFFLYASAAALVFGRLFFPSFEPLTGTLLAFTTYAVGFVARPLGGIVFGHFGDRVGRKGVLVATLILMGGATFLIGLLPTYATIGVAAPVLLVSLRFLQGLGLGGEWGGAVVMSLEHGDPARRGLSASWPQVGVPAGNLLASGVLWLLSAVLPEEAFLGWGWRIPFLLSGLLVLVGLWIRVSVTESPAFAAVERQGAKARLPLVEVLRLHPRGLLVAMAARIGTDVAFYTFSLYVLTYVTGTVGLPRTVALTGVLVASALQLALIPLFGGLSDRVGRRPVYACGAVLGAVWAFAFFPLLDTGNTLIIVLTVVVALATHAIMYGPQAAFVAELFSTRLRYSGASMGYQIAGIFGGALAPIIAIQLVRSTGGALAVSAYVAACLLLTLVALAFAPETSRLSTLDDEPAPAAAAS; encoded by the coding sequence ATGACGACCCGCAACCCGAAGGAAGCCCGCCGCGTCATCATCGCCAGCCTGGTCGGCACCTCACTGGAGTGGTACGACTTCTTCCTGTATGCCTCGGCCGCCGCGCTCGTCTTCGGCCGGCTCTTCTTCCCGAGCTTCGAGCCGCTCACCGGCACCCTGCTCGCCTTCACGACGTACGCGGTGGGTTTCGTCGCCCGCCCGCTCGGCGGCATCGTCTTCGGCCACTTCGGGGACCGCGTCGGCCGCAAGGGGGTGCTGGTCGCCACGCTGATCCTGATGGGCGGCGCCACCTTTCTCATCGGGCTGCTTCCGACGTACGCCACCATCGGCGTCGCCGCGCCCGTCCTCCTTGTGTCCCTGCGATTCCTGCAGGGGCTCGGGCTCGGCGGGGAGTGGGGCGGCGCGGTGGTGATGTCGCTGGAGCACGGCGACCCCGCGCGCCGCGGCCTCTCCGCGTCCTGGCCCCAGGTCGGCGTGCCGGCCGGCAACCTGCTCGCCTCCGGCGTGCTGTGGCTGCTCTCCGCGGTGCTGCCCGAGGAGGCGTTCCTCGGCTGGGGCTGGCGCATCCCGTTCCTGCTGTCCGGGCTGCTGGTGCTGGTCGGGCTCTGGATTCGCGTCTCGGTCACCGAGTCGCCCGCGTTCGCCGCGGTGGAGCGGCAGGGCGCGAAGGCCCGCCTGCCGCTGGTCGAGGTGCTGCGCCTGCATCCGCGCGGCCTGCTGGTCGCCATGGCCGCCCGGATCGGCACCGACGTCGCGTTCTACACGTTCAGCCTGTACGTGCTGACCTACGTCACCGGCACGGTCGGGCTGCCGCGCACCGTGGCGCTGACCGGCGTGCTGGTCGCGTCCGCGCTGCAACTGGCGCTGATCCCGCTGTTCGGCGGGCTCTCCGACCGGGTCGGCCGCCGCCCGGTCTACGCGTGCGGCGCGGTGCTCGGCGCGGTGTGGGCGTTCGCGTTCTTCCCGCTGCTGGACACCGGCAACACACTGATCATCGTGCTGACCGTGGTGGTCGCACTGGCCACCCACGCGATCATGTACGGCCCGCAGGCGGCGTTCGTCGCCGAGCTGTTCTCCACCCGGCTGCGCTATTCCGGCGCGTCGATGGGATACCAGATCGCCGGCATCTTCGGCGGCGCGCTCGCGCCGATCATCGCGATCCAGCTGGTCCGGTCCACCGGCGGCGCGCTGGCGGTCTCCGCCTACGTGGCCGCGTGCCTGCTGCTCACGCTGGTCGCGCTGGCCTTCGCGCCGGAGACCTCGCGGCTGTCCACGCTGGACGACGAGCCCGCCCCGGCGGCGGCCGCGTCCTGA
- a CDS encoding 5-oxoprolinase subunit B family protein → MQVRRAGPSAILIELPGTEAVSAAYELLTGLRERGDLTAADIVPAARTVLLDGVPDPDRVFRLLPRDLTPAAEPDGQNTTITITTRYDGEDLDDVARLWGTDRAGVIAIHTGTAFRVAFCGFAPGFAYLTGLGPRHHVPRRPTPRTRVPAGTVALAGPYSGVYPTASPGGWQLIGRTRAALFDLDRDPPALLTPGATVRFVEEA, encoded by the coding sequence ATGCAGGTGCGCCGGGCCGGACCGTCCGCCATCCTGATCGAGCTGCCCGGCACCGAGGCGGTCTCGGCCGCGTACGAGCTGCTCACCGGCCTGCGCGAGCGCGGCGACCTGACCGCGGCCGACATCGTGCCGGCCGCGCGCACCGTGCTGCTCGACGGCGTCCCCGATCCGGACCGGGTGTTCCGGCTGCTCCCCCGCGACCTGACGCCCGCCGCGGAGCCGGACGGCCAGAACACCACGATCACGATCACCACGCGGTACGACGGGGAGGACCTGGACGACGTCGCCCGGCTCTGGGGCACCGACCGGGCCGGCGTGATCGCGATCCACACCGGCACCGCGTTCCGCGTGGCGTTCTGCGGGTTCGCGCCCGGCTTCGCCTACCTGACCGGGCTCGGGCCGCGCCATCACGTGCCGCGCCGCCCGACGCCGCGCACCCGCGTGCCGGCCGGCACCGTGGCGCTGGCCGGGCCGTACAGCGGTGTCTACCCCACCGCGTCGCCCGGCGGCTGGCAGCTGATCGGCCGCACCCGGGCCGCGCTGTTCGACCTGGACCGCGACCCGCCCGCGCTGCTGACGCCGGGCGCGACCGTGCGCTTCGTCGAGGAGGCATGA
- a CDS encoding 5-oxoprolinase subunit C family protein, translated as MRALEIIRAGVRTTVQDLGRPGYAHLGVSRSGALDAGALRRANRLAGNPPGAAGLEITLGGLRARATGALTLALTGAPCPITVGRRPADPELPLAVPAGAVIEIGHATAGLRAYLAVGGGIAVPPVLGSRSTDTLSGLGPAPVRDGDVLPVGPVTAPPPGVDVAPHPPPPAALCLRVWFGPRDDWFTAAARHTLLSAEYRVSPQTDRVGARLTGPALDRAVDGELPSEGLVLGAIQVPADGQPLVFLADHPTTGGYPVIGVVDPSDVDRLGQARPGTPVRFSPAAAR; from the coding sequence TTGCGAGCGCTGGAGATCATCCGGGCCGGCGTCCGGACCACCGTGCAGGACCTCGGCCGCCCCGGCTACGCGCACCTCGGCGTGTCCCGCTCCGGCGCGCTCGACGCCGGCGCGCTGCGGCGGGCGAACCGGCTGGCCGGCAATCCGCCGGGCGCGGCCGGTCTGGAGATCACGCTCGGCGGCCTGCGGGCGCGCGCGACCGGCGCGCTGACGCTGGCGCTCACCGGCGCGCCCTGCCCGATCACCGTCGGCCGGCGGCCGGCGGACCCGGAGCTGCCGCTGGCGGTCCCGGCCGGCGCGGTGATCGAGATCGGGCACGCCACCGCGGGGTTGCGCGCCTACCTGGCGGTGGGCGGCGGGATCGCGGTCCCGCCGGTGCTCGGCAGCCGGTCCACGGACACGCTCTCCGGTCTCGGCCCGGCCCCGGTGCGCGACGGCGACGTGCTGCCGGTCGGGCCGGTCACCGCGCCGCCGCCGGGCGTGGACGTGGCGCCCCATCCCCCGCCGCCGGCCGCGCTCTGCCTGCGGGTCTGGTTCGGCCCGCGCGACGACTGGTTCACCGCGGCGGCGCGGCACACGCTGCTGAGCGCGGAGTACCGGGTGTCGCCGCAGACGGACCGGGTCGGCGCGCGGCTGACCGGCCCGGCGCTGGACCGCGCGGTCGACGGCGAGCTGCCCAGCGAGGGCCTGGTGCTCGGCGCGATCCAGGTACCGGCGGACGGGCAGCCGCTGGTCTTCCTGGCCGATCACCCGACCACCGGCGGCTACCCGGTGATCGGCGTGGTCGATCCGTCCGACGTGGACCGGCTCGGCCAGGCGCGGCCCGGCACGCCGGTCCGGTTCAGCCCGGCAGCGGCTCGCTGA